The Conexivisphaera calida genome includes a region encoding these proteins:
- a CDS encoding Mrp/NBP35 family ATP-binding protein, giving the protein MTTEDEVLAALRKVVDPDLGKDVVSLGWIKDLKIDGGTVSFTLTLTTPACPVQNEMVAQARRVVGSLPGVSKVDVNVSYNVARTTPADNVTTYKIKNIIAVGSGKGGVGKSTIAVNLAVALAAMGAKVGVLDADIYGASVPLMIGATTPPEVAGENLLKPSEVAGIKVMSVGLLVPPGTPVIWRGALVTKAIQEFMTNVDWGELDYMVVDLPPGTGDAPLTVAQNLKLTGAVIVTTPQRASMEVALKTLTMFKKLEVPIIGIIENMSYLVCPYCGKEIDIFGRGSVEAVARHLQVPFLGSIPIDPRLREAEDNGELIVDFQDSPAAKALMEIARRVASKVSIIAYTSKPKEEGEGGNVSAFLPMPPKA; this is encoded by the coding sequence GTGACTACAGAGGACGAGGTCCTCGCCGCCCTCAGAAAGGTCGTAGACCCGGACCTGGGGAAGGACGTCGTGTCCCTGGGATGGATCAAGGACCTCAAGATCGACGGCGGGACGGTCAGCTTCACTTTGACCCTCACTACCCCGGCCTGCCCCGTGCAGAACGAAATGGTGGCTCAGGCCAGGAGGGTCGTCGGCTCCCTTCCGGGCGTGTCCAAGGTGGACGTCAACGTATCCTACAACGTCGCAAGGACCACGCCCGCGGACAACGTGACCACGTACAAGATAAAGAACATAATAGCTGTTGGAAGCGGCAAGGGAGGTGTAGGCAAGTCCACCATCGCGGTGAACCTGGCGGTGGCGCTCGCGGCCATGGGCGCCAAGGTGGGCGTGCTCGACGCCGACATATACGGCGCCAGCGTCCCCCTGATGATAGGCGCCACGACGCCGCCCGAGGTGGCTGGCGAGAACCTCCTGAAGCCCTCGGAGGTCGCGGGGATAAAGGTGATGTCCGTCGGCCTCCTGGTGCCGCCGGGCACCCCCGTGATATGGAGAGGAGCGCTCGTCACGAAGGCGATACAGGAGTTCATGACCAACGTCGACTGGGGGGAGCTGGACTACATGGTGGTGGACCTGCCCCCGGGGACGGGGGACGCGCCTCTCACGGTCGCGCAGAACCTGAAGCTCACGGGCGCAGTAATAGTGACCACTCCCCAGAGGGCCTCTATGGAGGTCGCGCTGAAGACCCTCACGATGTTCAAGAAGCTCGAGGTGCCGATAATAGGGATAATAGAGAACATGAGCTACCTCGTCTGCCCGTACTGCGGGAAGGAGATAGACATATTCGGCAGGGGCAGCGTGGAGGCGGTCGCCCGCCACCTCCAGGTCCCGTTCCTCGGCTCCATACCCATAGATCCGAGGCTGCGCGAGGCGGAGGACAACGGCGAGCTTATAGTGGACTTTCAGGACTCGCCGGCAGCGAAGGCGCTCATGGAGATAGCCAGGAGGGTGGCATCCAAGGTGAGCATAATCGCGTACACCTCGAAGCCCAAGGAGGAGGGTGAGGGCGGCAATGTGTCGGCCTTCCTCCCCATGCCGCCCAAGGCCTGA
- a CDS encoding AbrB/MazE/SpoVT family DNA-binding domain-containing protein, with translation MKVDARKVQMVGYSTLSVSLPKDWVKQAGIKPGDIVSMIRLEDGSLKIKPGLVKEESEKISKTVYVDTCEDSGLLGRMVIALYLTGADTVTLVSNQGLSRERVDEVKGAVERLNGFSIVEESPNKMVIQSFIDPASSPIWNLMRRLHSLTGHMLELLQKALKDGNAEPLKDVEEAEEEADRVYWLSVRQLILANIRPELQEKLGVDNPKYIPGHRMVVKLLEKVGDFIEMASKDLESIMNGGVKLRDADLGLLSKYTEEAASIYNEAFDSWAAKNPFKANSIVDSSSYLERELRKASVEIGNKYSGAGDKSGVALALSVKSYLDNLAQVVNFSGTIAEAAINHSAIEPPTLKCKIE, from the coding sequence ATGAAGGTAGATGCCCGAAAGGTGCAGATGGTCGGATACTCAACGCTATCTGTGTCCCTGCCGAAGGACTGGGTGAAGCAGGCTGGAATAAAGCCGGGCGACATAGTGTCCATGATAAGGCTGGAGGACGGATCGCTCAAGATAAAGCCTGGACTGGTCAAGGAGGAGAGCGAGAAGATCTCCAAGACCGTGTACGTCGACACGTGCGAGGACTCCGGCCTCCTGGGCAGGATGGTGATAGCGCTCTACCTGACGGGTGCCGATACTGTGACCCTCGTGAGCAACCAGGGATTATCCAGGGAGAGGGTGGACGAGGTCAAGGGCGCCGTGGAGAGGTTGAACGGCTTCAGCATAGTGGAGGAATCGCCCAACAAGATGGTCATACAGAGCTTCATAGATCCGGCGAGCTCTCCCATATGGAATCTCATGAGGAGGTTGCACTCGCTCACTGGACACATGCTGGAGCTCCTGCAGAAGGCGCTGAAGGACGGCAACGCGGAGCCATTGAAGGACGTGGAGGAGGCAGAGGAGGAGGCCGACAGGGTCTACTGGCTTTCCGTGAGACAGCTCATACTGGCCAACATCAGGCCGGAGCTGCAGGAGAAGCTGGGGGTGGACAATCCCAAGTACATACCCGGGCACAGGATGGTGGTGAAGCTGCTGGAGAAGGTCGGCGACTTCATCGAGATGGCGTCCAAGGACCTGGAATCGATCATGAATGGCGGTGTGAAGCTGCGCGACGCGGACCTGGGGCTCCTCTCCAAGTACACGGAGGAGGCCGCGAGCATCTACAACGAGGCGTTCGACAGCTGGGCGGCGAAGAACCCCTTCAAGGCCAACTCGATAGTGGACAGCTCGAGCTACCTGGAGCGCGAGCTGAGGAAGGCGTCGGTGGAGATAGGCAACAAGTACTCGGGGGCTGGCGATAAGTCCGGCGTCGCCCTAGCGCTATCGGTGAAGTCGTACCTGGACAACCTGGCGCAGGTCGTCAACTTCAGCGGCACGATAGCGGAGGCGGCGATAAACCACAGCGCAATAGAGCCGCCCACGCTCAAGTGCAAGATCGAGTAG
- a CDS encoding DUF790 family protein — translation MLSVDLLRVRIRKGVARPAYLTQDDAAAVREVLGAFSSAVAGSWKYAELEERISQISRIYDRRLVRGLSSLMERRLTLSQASGISPVELRRLLFSMGPVISREERDALIASVASKFNTSMDEVERAIFSDVEREKLVAGLEALGPGDLIAWYNAELTETLLARSVSLRISAARLWSAILRRIKRLGLMYEVIEGEGTPSIEVTGPASVLGIHDRYSRAASGLVPVLLDVGEWRMEGRIRLGTREMGFSVDSSSAEMRYPPDVVGRSIRTFDSSIEERLHRALLQAAPDLKVSREPAPLDAGPGVMVPDFAVDVDGHRVFIEVVGFWTPEYLRRKVEKLRRVRGVDMILLVDGSIGFPRADVPSEVIFYRGNDIPLKRLLTSIRGRSSQGVDVNAAVQSPGHSGPPIAGLDALLEGLMGSTFDEVERRLRPILGENWLDAIESNGYYFEWGSLDVRDARLRRRG, via the coding sequence TTGCTGTCCGTCGATCTGCTGAGGGTGAGGATCAGGAAGGGCGTCGCCAGGCCCGCGTATCTGACGCAGGATGACGCCGCGGCCGTGCGCGAGGTACTGGGGGCGTTCAGCTCCGCGGTGGCCGGTTCCTGGAAGTACGCGGAGCTCGAGGAGCGCATATCACAGATCTCCAGGATCTACGATCGCAGGCTGGTGAGGGGGCTCTCCAGCCTGATGGAGAGGCGCCTCACCCTCTCCCAGGCATCGGGGATATCGCCGGTCGAGCTGAGGCGCCTTCTCTTCTCAATGGGCCCCGTGATATCCCGCGAGGAGAGGGACGCGCTGATCGCCAGCGTCGCTTCCAAGTTCAACACATCGATGGACGAGGTGGAGCGCGCGATATTCTCGGACGTCGAGAGGGAGAAGTTAGTGGCGGGGCTCGAGGCCCTCGGGCCGGGGGACCTCATCGCGTGGTACAACGCCGAGCTCACGGAGACCCTCCTAGCGAGGAGCGTCAGCCTCAGGATCTCCGCCGCCAGGCTCTGGTCGGCGATACTCCGCAGGATAAAGCGGCTGGGGCTCATGTACGAGGTGATTGAGGGCGAAGGCACACCGTCCATCGAGGTGACGGGTCCCGCGAGCGTGCTCGGTATCCACGACCGGTACAGCCGGGCGGCGTCAGGGCTCGTGCCGGTGCTGCTGGACGTGGGCGAGTGGAGGATGGAGGGCCGCATCAGGCTCGGCACCAGGGAGATGGGGTTCTCGGTCGACAGCTCGAGCGCCGAGATGAGATATCCACCCGACGTGGTCGGCCGCTCCATAAGGACGTTCGACAGCTCCATAGAGGAGAGGCTGCACCGGGCGCTGCTCCAGGCGGCGCCCGACCTCAAGGTGTCGAGGGAGCCCGCGCCGCTCGACGCCGGACCGGGCGTAATGGTCCCCGACTTCGCGGTGGACGTGGATGGCCATCGCGTGTTCATAGAGGTGGTGGGTTTCTGGACCCCTGAGTACCTGAGGAGGAAGGTCGAGAAACTGAGGCGCGTGCGGGGCGTCGACATGATACTGCTGGTCGATGGATCAATAGGGTTCCCCCGCGCGGATGTCCCCAGCGAGGTCATCTTCTACCGCGGCAACGATATACCGTTGAAGCGCCTGCTCACTTCCATCAGGGGTCGCTCGAGTCAGGGCGTCGACGTCAACGCCGCTGTCCAGTCGCCCGGTCACTCGGGTCCTCCGATCGCCGGCTTGGACGCATTGCTCGAGGGGCTGATGGGCTCCACGTTCGACGAGGTGGAGCGCCGTCTGAGGCCGATCCTGGGGGAGAACTGGCTCGACGCGATTGAATCCAATGGATATTACTTCGAATGGGGATCACTCGACGTCCGGGACGCTAGGCTTCGCCGTCGCGGGTAG